In the genome of Carassius carassius chromosome 47, fCarCar2.1, whole genome shotgun sequence, one region contains:
- the LOC132130092 gene encoding putative tRNA (cytidine(32)/guanosine(34)-2'-O)-methyltransferase has protein sequence MGRSSKDKRDIYYRLAKEEGWRARSAFKLLQLDEEFNLFKGVSRAVDLCAAPGSWSQVLSRKLRGKDKSEEVKIVAVDLQAMAPLPGVTQIQGDITKISTAQEIIRHFEGHAADLVVCDGAPDVTGLHDVDEYIQAQLLLAALNITTHVLKPGGNFVAKIFRGKDVTLLYSQLKIFFSSITCAKPRSSRNSSIEAFVVCQNYSPPKGYVPNMSNPLLDHSYDIDFNQLEGPNRIIVPFLACGDLSAFDSDRTYPLQLDSSKEYQYLPPTQPPIRPPYQQACQLRKNNLLAKEDSPSGALGDSLSALDLEESPDTNMDTPGTSN, from the exons ATGGGGCGCTCATCCAAAGACAAACGAGATATATATTACAGGCTTGCGAAGGAGGAGGGCTGGAGAGCGAGAAGCGCCTTCAAACTCCTGCAGCTGGATGAGGAGTTCAACCTTTTTAAAG GTGTCAGTCGTGCTGTGGACCTGTGTGCGGCGCCTGGCAGTTGGAGTCAAGTCCTGAGCCGCAAACTCCG TGGAAAAGACAAGAGTGAAGAGGTCAAGATTGTGGCAGTTGACCTGCAAGCAATGGCCCCTTTGCCAGGGGTCACACAAATTCAAGGAGACATCACCAAG ATTTCTACAGCACAGGAGATTATTCGACATTTTGAAGGACATGCTGCAGACTTGGTCGTATGTGATGGTGCCCCAGATG TTACTGGTCTTCACGATGTAGATGAGTACATTCAGGCACAGCTCCTGCTGGCG GCTCTCAATATCACCACACATGTTCTCAAACCAGGTGGCAACTTTGTTGCAAAA ATTTTCAGGGGTAAAGATGTGACGCTGCTGTACTCTCAGCTCAAGATCTTCTTCAGCTCTATAACCTGTGCCAAACCACGCAGCAGCCGCAACTCTAGCATAG AGGCATTTGTGGTGTGTCAGAATTACTCTCCACCTAAAGGTTATGTCCCCAACATGTCCAACCCTTTACTGGATCACTCTTATG ATATTGACTTCAACCAGCTAGAGGGGCCGAACCGGATAATAGTTCCTTTCCTTGCTTGTGGAGATCTTAGTGCATTTGATTCAGACAGAACTTACCCGCTTCAG CTTGATTCTAGTAAAGAGTACCAGTATTTACCACCCACCCAACCTCCAATTCGGCCTCCATACCAGCAAGCCTGTCAGCTCCGCAAGAATAACTTGCTAGCCAAAGAGGACTCGCCTTCTGGCGCACTTGGTGATTCCCTGTCTGCTTTAGATCTCGAAGAGAGTCCAGACACGAACATGGACACACCAGGAACCTCCAACTAA